AGAGATTAAAAGACTCATAAAAGAAAAGAAATTAACTTTCCATGAAGATTTGCCATCAATTTTTTCTGAAATCATTAAAGATGTTGTATAAGCTATTTATGAAGATAAACTTACAGAGTTATTTGATTTCTCGTTATGATAAATCATCTAATAAGGCAGATAATTTACGCAATGGTTATTGTTCCAAAACAGTATCCAGCTATGAAGAGAAAGAATTATCTGTACGATTTATCATCAAGATATGTATTATAAGTAGGATTCTTTTTTTGTAGTCAATATGTTTTTTAAGTGATTCTCTTTTTTTCCGCCAGGGTTAAATCCTAATAGCTAATAGGTATATTCCACCTTTTTTCAAGTATTCCATGAGCTATATATCAAATCTCCGTTTTTATTCATGTAATCACCTAATTCTTTTCCTATATAAGATATTAATTTTTCAGCTAAATAAGCCATTAAACACCTCAGTTTACTAATTGTTTTTTATTTAATTATATCAAAAATCTTATTTAAGACAAAATCTGGATATGCTGTTTTTAATAAATGAAACAAACGAGAGAGATTCTTTAGCTGAAAATAAGTCAATGGATACTTTGCAATTCGATTAATTTCGATTTCTTCTATCGCTGGTAATAACTTTGCCAGCATATTTTTTCTGGTATTTTCATCAGGAAATTGTAATTGTATTTTAATATTGAATCTATTCTTTAAAGATTCTGGTAAGGATTCCAATTTTTCTGTAGTAGCTATGAAAATCCCCCTAAAATTATCCAGTAGTTTTATGAAATTATTTAAAAATCTAATGTGTTTTAGATGTCCAAAAGCTTTAATTTCTGGTATTTTATGAAAAATGACATCTATGTTATCAAAAAATAAAATAGGTAAATTCTCTAAATCTTTATTAACCGTTTTGTAAAAAGTAAAAATCTCGTTTAAAATTTGATAATTATAATTCAAATCAATTCCATCAAATGCTTTGTTATTGATTTCTAAGATTTCTTTGTTTGTAACCTTTGCTAAATAATAAGCAGTAGTTGTTTTACCAGTTCCACTTTCACCATAAAAAATTATTTTGATTGCAGTTGGAGAACAATTTTCTTTTGCAATTTTTGAGTCAACCTTTTCTAAAATTGTTTTTACTAAATCTAAATGTTTCTGTATTTCATTATTGAAAAAAACATTTTCAATTATAATTTCTTTACTTTTAAAGGTGATAATATCTGATAAGAAAAGCATATCTTTTTGAGACAAAAGTTTTGTTATCACAAGCTCATTTATTTTAAATTTTACATCAAATGGGTTTAAATAAGGATATTCTGAATCAATCTGAATAATACTATCTCTCACTATTGGCAGTTCTTTTTTTAATATTGCGTAAAGGAATTTTAGCTTTTTGTGTATTGAAAAATTCATTATTTCTGCAAAATTCTCGATCATTGGTTCTGGATAATGATAAGCTTCGAAATGAGTGGATAAAATATAAAGAAAAAATATCTGCTCTTCTTGAGAATATTTTGATAATAACTGATAAATATATAAAGACCTGTCTATTTTTTGCATTATATCATTGATAGATGATAGTAATAGTGAAGCAGATATATTTCCTGATATTCTCTCTTTTAACGGGTTCGTTAAGGCTTCTAAAACAGTATTATTGTCTTTCAGTTTTTCTGATGAAATTATAGGTTCTTCGCTTATCAATTTTTTTAAGACAGTTGCTTCTACCTTTATTTTGGGATTCAATATTGTTTCTTGGGTATCAAAAATATGTAATTCATTCGGTTTAGTTGTAATAAAGGTTTTATCTTCTAAGGCAATAATCAGTTTTAGAAGGCTTAAATATTCTTTTTTGGGCATATTTATTTTATCGCAAAAGTGTTTAATATCAACCCCTTTGATATCATCTATAGTTTTAGCAATTAAAAATCCTAATAAATTTGCCTCATCATTATTTATATGAAAATAATCTTGTAAAACTTTTGTGAGTTCAGTGGAACTGTTTAATTTGCCCAATATCTTTTCATCATTATAAACTTTTAAAATTTTCATTATCAATTGAGCCATATTATCCCCCTTGTAAGTTTTGTGTTTTTATTGCTACACTAAGCAAGCGACAGATTTTGTCATGCAATGAGATTTAAAGTTTTATTTCCAGTGTTAGAAAACGTAACAATATTTTTTGTTAATTTTTATCGTATGTGACAGAAATTGTCGTATTATCTGTGTATATTGAAAAGAATCTATGATAAAGGAGGTTATTGTGGCGAAATCGATAGAGATCACTAAATTTAGGCAGATGTATGATTTTATAGTATTTTTGTTAACAAAGAGCTGTCATGAAATTTCCAAAAATAGGATAACTAAAGAACTCAGAAATTATGTAATTACAGGGATTTGTAACTGTATATCTGATGAAAATGACAAATGCTACGGAACATGTTGTGGTTCTTTCTACCTATCTTCTATGTCAAATGAAGACGGAATTTTTCCTGCAGATGATTATTTCCTGTTCAGTTCAAATATAGGGATATTTATTTTTCATACTGATGAAAAAGGGCATTTGAAGGAGTGTGAATTTTTTTATGAAACTGAATTCTTTCCTGAATTTTATTTAGATATTTTAAAATCATTTAAAACTGAAACTGAATTCGATTCGTTCATGAGATTCTTAAAGGTTAATAATGTAAAATTACGAACCTTGAGTGAGTTAAAAGAAATATTTAGGTATGATAAATTAAACATTATTGAAGTGGAATAGTTTTGTGATATAATTTTAGTATAATTATTAAGGGGGGGATATATGTGTAAAACGTGGGCTGAAAATCTTCTAAAAGATGTCAGTACTTTTTATGAGAATTTCAAGGAATTTAATCAAGAATATGGATTTGCAGTTTTTTACTCTCCAATAAGATTAAACCCAGAACTAATGATAATTGGTTACAATCCTGGGGGAGATGAAAAAGATTTTAATAAAGAAGAAGCTATGAGTATTCCAGAAAAACATGAGTATATTACGTATAAAGATGATAAAGACTATAAAGCTGCAAAGAACATGTATGAATTGTTTAAAAGACTTAATAAAACTCAGCTTTTAGAAAACAGTATAAAATTAAATATGATCTTTTTTAGAACAAAAAACATCGCTAAATGGAAAGAAATCAATAAAAAAATTCGGATTGAGATAGAAGAGTACTGCTTTAATAAAGTGAAAGAAATAATAGAAAAATTAAAACCCAGAATCCTTTTAATAGAGGGGATCAAAACTTTTGATTTATTTATTGATAAGATAATTTCTGAAAGATTCCATAAAAGCTGCAAAGTAGAATGTAAAAAAGTTAATAATAAAAGAATATTATGTAAATGTTCTTTTGATAACATTAAAGTATTAGGTATTATACATCCTTCACACATTATATGGGAAGTAGAAAATTATTTAAAAATGGAGTTATAATTTTAAAGGAAATTGGCAATACTGCACATTATTAATTAAGTTTATAGAAATAGAGCGTTAAAAACTAAATTTAAAAAGTTATTAATTTATATAGTGGTATGAACAAACTTTATACAGCACTTAGATTAATAAGATTATTGAATGAACGGAAAAAGATAAATTCCAAAATTGTGGCTGAAGAATTAGAGGTGAGCATTCGAACTGCTCAAAGATACTTAC
The Deferribacter autotrophicus genome window above contains:
- a CDS encoding AAA family ATPase; the protein is MAQLIMKILKVYNDEKILGKLNSSTELTKVLQDYFHINNDEANLLGFLIAKTIDDIKGVDIKHFCDKINMPKKEYLSLLKLIIALEDKTFITTKPNELHIFDTQETILNPKIKVEATVLKKLISEEPIISSEKLKDNNTVLEALTNPLKERISGNISASLLLSSINDIMQKIDRSLYIYQLLSKYSQEEQIFFLYILSTHFEAYHYPEPMIENFAEIMNFSIHKKLKFLYAILKKELPIVRDSIIQIDSEYPYLNPFDVKFKINELVITKLLSQKDMLFLSDIITFKSKEIIIENVFFNNEIQKHLDLVKTILEKVDSKIAKENCSPTAIKIIFYGESGTGKTTTAYYLAKVTNKEILEINNKAFDGIDLNYNYQILNEIFTFYKTVNKDLENLPILFFDNIDVIFHKIPEIKAFGHLKHIRFLNNFIKLLDNFRGIFIATTEKLESLPESLKNRFNIKIQLQFPDENTRKNMLAKLLPAIEEIEINRIAKYPLTYFQLKNLSRLFHLLKTAYPDFVLNKIFDIIK